The Streptomyces cyanogenus DNA segment TCCACCGGCCCCGCGAACACCTCACGGGCGTCCCGCAGGTTCACCTGGGGGTCGGTCCACGGCGGGATGTGGGTGAGCACCAGGCGGCGCACCCCCGCGCGCGCGGCCGTCTCCCCCGCCTCGCGCCCGTTGAGATGCAGGTCGGGGATGCTCTCCTTGCCGTGCGTGAACGCGGCCTCGCACAGGAACAGGTCGGCGTCCCGGGCCAGCTCGTCCAGCACCTCGGTGACACCCGTGTCGCCGGAGTACGTCAGGGACTTCCCGCCGTGTTCGATCCGGATGGCGTAGGCCTCCACTGGGTGGCGCACCCGTTCGGTGTGCACGGTGAAGGGGCCGATCTCGAAGGTGGACGGCTTGACCGTGTGGAAGTCGAAGACCTCGCTCATGGAGGAGGCGGAGGGCGTGTCCGCGTAGGCCGTGGTGAGACGGTGTTCGGTGCCCTCGGGGCCGTAGACCGGGAGGGGAGCGCACCGGCCGCCGTCATGGCGGTAGTAGCGCGCCACGAAGTACGCGAGCATGTCGATGCAGTGATCGGCGTGCAGGTGGCTGAGGAAGATCGCGTCGAGGTCGTAGAGACCGCAGTGGCGCTGCAGCTCGCCAAGGGCGCCGTTGCCCATGTCGAGGAGCAGCCGGAAGCCGTCGGCCTCGACGAGGTAGCTCGAACAGGCCGATTCCGCGGACGGGAACGACCCCGAGCAGCCGACGACGGTGAGCTTCATGAAGCAGAAACCTCCGTTGGCGGGAACGCTGTGGGCGGGACGAGGGACCCCTCGGGGTGAGGGCTGTCGGGGGTCGTGCGGTTTGTCGAGCGTAAGGCGCAAAAGCACGGGTCGCTCCTCCGCCAGGGGCCGTTGTGGGCGAACTCACCTGTGCTGTCACCGGTTCGGCTGGACCTAGGGCGCACAAGGATCGGAAGAGGGCGCGCGATGTGCGGCGCGCGCCGGTAACGTCGTCGTATGGACACGTCCTGGTGGCTCGCGCTCGCGGCGGTGGTGCTGCTCGCGCTGGTCGCCACGCTCGTCGACGGCTGGGGCGGGGGCCGCCGGCCCGGCGGACGGCGGCTGCGGCCCCCTGGCCGGCCGGGTACCCGGACCGCGCACGCCGTACGGCCGTCCCCCGGGGACATCTGGTGGGCGGACGTCCCCTTCGAGGACCGCAGCGGGGTCAAGGACCGGCCCTGCCTGGTGCTGGCCGTGCGCGGGGACCGGGCCACGGTCGCGAAGATCACCAGCAAGTACCACGACGAGCGGTCCGGGGTGATCCCGCTGCCGCCCGGCGCGGTCGGCGACGCCCAGGGCCGGCCCAGCTTCCTGGAGACCGACGAGCTGCGCGAGGTCCCGGTGGCGGGCTTCCGCCGCCGGGTGGGCGTGGTCGACCCGGTCCTGTGGGACCAGGTACGGCACTTGGCGGGCTAGCCCACCCGGACGGTGACCGACCATTCCTCGATGCCCTTGCACGACATCCGGCCCGGTGCGGTGGGCTGGGCGCACAGGGGACGGGACGACGTGAGCTTCACCGTGCCGGCGGCCACCGCCTGGTACGCGGCCGTGGCATCACCCGGCTGGAGTACGAAGCCCGCGTTGACGGCCTTCAGCGCCGTACCGCTCGCGGTGACCGGCTTCCAGGGGCGGGCCCGGGTGCCGTCCAGGGTCAGCCGGACCTCGCCGCCCTCGGCCACGCAGACGGTACGGCCGTGATCGGCGGCCGTCAGCTCCGCGTGGCCGGTGCAGTCGCCGGCGGGCCGGGTGGGCGACGGCGTCCCGCCGCGGGGCGGCGCCGACACCTTGTCGCTGCTCCCGGTGCCCTGCTGGGAACCGCAGCCCGCGAGGATCAGCGCGGCCGCCGCGAGGGCGAGGGGCGTGGTACGGCGCATGGGGTCCGCCTTTCTGCAGATGTCCTGGTGCAGATGTGACGTACCACCGACGCGCCCGGATCCCCCGCCGTCACGCCCAGAGCTGACCCTGCAGCGTCGCGATGGCCTCCTCCGTGGTGGCCGCGGTGTAGACGCCGGTGGAGAGGTACTTCCAGCCACCGTCGGCCACGATGAAGACGATGTCGGCGCTCTCGCCCGCCTTGACGGCCTTCTTTCCGACGCCGATCGCCGCGTGCAGGGCGGCGCCGGTGGAGACGCCCGCGAAGATGCCCTCCTGCCGGAGGAGTTCACGGGTGCGGGTGACCGCGTCGGCGGAGCCCACCGAGAAGCGGGTGGTGAGGACGGAGGCGTCGTACAGCTCGGGTACGAAGCCCTCGTCGAGGTTGCGCAGGCCGTAGACCAGGTCGTCGTAGCGCGGTTCAGCGGCGACGATCTTCACGTCCGGCTTGTGCTCGCGCAGATAGCGGCCGACGCCCATGAGGGTGCCGGTGGTGCCGAGGCCCGCCACGAAGTGGGTGATCGAGGGCAGGTCGGCGAGGATCTCCGGGCCGGTGGTCGCGTAGTGGGCGCCCGCGTTGTCCGGATTGCCGTACTGGTAGAGCATCACCCAGTCGGGGTGCTCGGCGGACAGCTCCTTGGCCACGCGCACGGCGGTGTTGGAGCCGCCCGCGGCCGGTGAGGAGATGATCTCGGCGCCCCACATGCCGAGCAGGTCCCGGCGTTCCTGCGAGGTGTTCTCCGGCATCACGCACACCATGCGGTAGCCCTTGAGCTTGGCCGCCATGGCGAGGGAGATGCCGGTGTTCCCGGAGGTGGGCTCCAGGATGGTGCAGCCCGGGGTGAGCCGGCCGTCCTTCTCCGCCTGCTCGATCATGTGCAGGGCGGGACGGTCCTTGACCGAGCCGGTGGGGTTGCGGTCCTCCAGCTTGGCCCAGATCCGGACCTCCGGGGACGGCGACAGCCGCGGCAGGCGCACCAGAGGGGTGTTGCCCACCGCGGCCAGCGGGGAGTCGTAGCGCATCGCTGGTCAGCGGCCGATCAGCGCATGCCGCCGGCCACGGCCGGCAGGATCGTGACGCTGTCGCCGTCGGACAGCTTGGTGTTGATGCCGTCCAGGAAACGGACGTCCTCGTCGTTCAGGTACACGTTGACGAAGCGGCGCAGCTGCTCGCCGTCCACGATGCGGGCCTGGATGCCGGCGTGCCGGGTCTCGAGGTCGGCGAACAGCTCGGCGAGGGTCTCGCCGTTGCCCTCCACCGCCTTCTGACCGTCGGTGTACTGGCGGAGGATGGTCGGGATGCGGACCTCGATGGCCATGGCTCAGGGCTCCTGTCGGAAGGTGTCGTCGGTTCGGTCAGGCGCGCGCGCAGCCTGGGGGTCCCCCCGGGCTGTCGGCACTGAGGGAGCGCCGCGGCTCACGGCCGGACGGCGGCAGCGGGGTGGATCAACAGATGGCGCTGTTCAGCCTGCACAGGTCGACGTGCAGCCGCGCCACGAGCAGCATGCCCGGCGCCTTGTCGCTCACGTCGAGAAGAACCATGGGCTCATCGTATCGATTCCCGGCCCGCGTCCCGGAGTGTGATTCCGCATGCCGGACGGATTTCGTCCGGTGGTCGAGATCAGTAGGCCTGCACGACCTTGACCTCCTCCTCGGTGACCTCGCCGTCCACGATCCGGTAGGAGCGGAACTGGAATTCGCCGAGGCCGTCGGTGTCGGCGGTGGAGACCAGGACGTAGTGGGCGCCGGGTTCGTTGGCGTAGGAGATGTCGGTGCGCGAGGGGTAGGCCTCGGTGGCGGTGTGGGAGTGGTAGATGACCACCGGGTCCTCGTCCCGGTCGTCCAGCTCGCGGTAGAGCCTGAGCAGGTCGCCCGAGTCGAACTCGTAGAAGGTGGGCGACATCGCCGCGTTCAGCATGGGGATGAAGCGCTCGGGGCGGTCCGAGCCCGCCGGGCCCGCCACCACGCCGCACGCCTCGTCGGGGTGGTCCTTGCGCGCGTGGGCGACGATCTGGTCGTACAGGGCCTGGGTGATGGTCAGCATGGGGGTCAGGATAAGCAGAGGGGCCGTCCCGTACCGAGGGGTGGTACGGGACGGCCCACATGGCGGACGTCCTGAGCGGCGGCCGCCGGGGGCGCCACGAGTGCTCCCGGCGGCCGGACGTCCTGGGGTGGCCCGTAGGGCGGCTCAGCCGATCTTTTCCAGCTCCGGCTCACGGCGCTGGGCGACCTCCGGGTTGCGCGCCTTCAGCACGGCCCAGCCGACGCCGAGGGCGGCGGCCCAGCCGGCCATCACGTACAGGCAGACGCGGGACTCGGCGTCGTACGCGATCAGACCGGTGACGAAGACCAGGAAGACCAGGGCGATCCAACTGCACACCGCGCCGCCGGGCGCCGGGAAGGCCGAGACGGGCGCCAGCCCCCGTTCCACCTTGCGGCGGTAGAGGATGTGGCTGACCAGGATCATCATCCAGGTCCAGATGCCGGCCGCGGTGGCGACGGAGGTGACGTAGCCGAACGCCTTCTCCGGGACGATGTAGTTCAGCACGACGCCGATACCCATGAAGGCGACCGAGACGGTGATGCCGAGCGCCGGGGTCTTGGTGGAGGACAGCTTGGTGAAGACCCTGGGGGCCTCGCCGTTGTCGGCCAGGGTGCGCAGCATGCGGCCCGTGGAGTACATGCCGGAGTTGCAGGACGACAGGGCCGCGGTGAGCACGACGAAGTTGACGATGCCCGCGCCGGCCGGGATGCCGATCATCGCGAACGCCTTCACGAAGGGGCTGACACCGGGGGCGAACTCCGTCCACTTCACCACGCACAGGATGACGGTGAGGGCGCCGACGTAGAACAGGGCGATGCGCCACGGCAGCGTGTTGATCGCCTTCGGGAGGGTCTTCTCCGGGTTCTCGGACTCCCCCGCGGTGACGCCGACGAGTTCGACGGCGAGGTAGGCGAACATCACGCCCTGGAGGGTCATCAGGGACGAGCCGATGCCCTTGGGGAAGAAGCCGTCGAACTGCCACAGGTTGGAGACCGCGGCGGTGTCACCGGCGGCGGAGAAGCCGAAGGTGAGCACGCCCAGGCCGATGACGATCATGCCGATCAGGGCGGTGACCTTGACCATCGAGAACCAGAACTCCAGCTCGCCGAAGAGCTTCACGGAGATCAGGTTCACACCGAAAAGGATCACCAGGAACACCAGCGCGGTGACCCACTGAGGAACGGCCGGGAACCAGTAGTTGACGTAGATCGCGGCGGCCGTCAGCTCGGCCATACCGGTGACGACCCACATCAGCCAGTACGTCCAGCCGGTGAAGTAGCCGAAGAACGGGCCCAGGAACTCGCGGGAGTACTCCGCGAAGGAACCCGACACCGGGCGGTAGAGCAGGAGCTCGCCGAGCGCCCGCATGATGAAGAAGATGATCAGGCCCGCGAGGGCGTACATCAGGATGAGGCTGGGACCGGCCTTGGCGATGTTCGCCCCGGCTCCCAGGAACAGACCCACGCCGATGGCCCCGCCGATGGCGATCATCTGGACCTGACGGCTGCCGAGCCCGCGCTCGTACCCCTCCTCGGGGGCTTCGGTGACCTTCTCAGAGGTCATGTTGTGGTGCGCCTTTCTCCATGCCGACCCGGGCCTTTCGTCGGCCTCGGATCGGGTCTCGATCCCCCCGGATGATGGAGCTGTCTGCCTGGCCGACGGTCGTCGGCTCGGTGGCGCACCCGGCCGGACATGGGTGGTGTCGGCCGGGCGGTCGTGAAGATTTATCACGGCCGCAATATTGATCACAGAGGCGCGTTGTGGCGCATCGCACAGGTAAAAGTGGACAAAGAGCGCCCGAATGCGGCAAACACGGCCACAAAGGTGACGGGATCGTTATCCGGATTTGAGCGTCCTCTGAGCGAACACCAGAGCGGGGGCAAACCGCGCGATCCGGGACGAAGGGCTACGGCAGCAGGGTCGTCACCAGGGTCTCCTGGAGACCGCCCAGCCACAGGTAGGCCAGCACCATCGGCTTGCGCGGGTCCTCCTCGGGGAGCCGGTAGAGCAGGTCGGTGTCGTCCTCGTCGGTGATCTCCAGCCGGGCGCCGATCGCCAGCCGGAGGTCGTTGAGGGCGCCGAGCCACTGCCGGGACTCCTCCGGGGTCAGCTTGAGCACCGCCCCGCCCTCGTCCACCGGGGCGAGCGCGTCCAGGCTGCGGATCACGCCGAGCGCGTTCTCCCGCTTGCCGGCCCGCAGGTCGTTCTCGGTGTAGCGGCGGAACTCCGCCGAGTGCGCCCGCCGCTCCTCGGCCTCCGCCGACGAGGAGGGCGTCTCCTCGGGGTCGCTGTAGGCGTCGGGGAAGAGCCTTCTGAGCACCGGGTCGGCGGGCGGCTCGCTGGGGCCCTCGGCGAACAGCTCGGCGAGCGGGTCCTCCGGGGCGTCGGCGCCGGGGCCGGGACCGATGAGTTCCAGGAGCTGGACGGCCAGCGACCGGATGATGGAGATCTCGACGTCGTCGAGCGCGACGGCCGCGCCGCCGCCGGGGAGCGGTTCGAAGTGTCCGGGCATCTGAGTGCGTTTACTTCCGGTCCTGCTGGAGAGTGGCCCACAGACCGTAGCCGTGCATCGCCTGCACGTCGCGCTCCATCTCCTCGCGACTGCCGCTGGAGACGACCGCCCGGCCCTTGTGGTGGACGTCGAGCATGAGCTTGGTGGCCTTGTCCTTGGAGTAGCCGAAGTACGTCTGGAAGACGTACGTCACATAGCTCATGAGGTTGACCGGGTCGTTGTGCACGATCGTGACCCAGGGGACGTCGGGCTCGGGTACGGCGAAGACCTCCTCCGCCGACTCGGTGCGTTCGATCTCTACGGGCGCGGGTGACGTCACACAGCCATGCTGCCACGGCCTCCATAAATCGTCACACCGACGAAAAGGGAGTACGATTCCTCGTCATGAACACAGCGGACCTTGGGCTGCCGGTGGACGTTCCCTCGACGGCGCTCTTCACGGACCAGTACGAGCTGACCATGCTGCGCGCCGCCCTGAAGGCCGGTACGGCCGGACGGCGGAGTGTGTTCGAGGTCTTCACCCGGCGGCTGCCGGACGGGCGTCGCTACGGCGTGGTGGCCGGCACCGGCCGCGTCCTGGACGCGGTGGAGAACTTCCGCTTCGACTCCGGCGTGCTCGGCTTCCTGCGCGAGCGGGAGATCGTCGACGAGGAGACGCTGCAGTGGCTCGCCGACTACCGCTTCAGCGGCGACATCTGGGGCTACCCCGAGGGCGAGGTGTACTTCCCGGGCTCGCCGATCATGCGCGTCGAGGGCAGCTTCGCCGAGTGCGTCCTGCTGGAGACGGTGATCCTCTCCATCCTCAACCACGACTCCGCGATCGCCGCGGCCGCCTCCCGGATGTCCTCCGCCGCCGGTGACCGCCCGCTGATCGAGATGGGCGCCCGCCGCACCCACGAGCTGTCGGCGGTGGCCGCCGCCCGCGCCGCCTACGTCGGCGGCTTCGCGACCACCTCGGACCTGGCGGCCGGCTTCCGCTACGGCATCCCCACCGTCGGCACCTCGGCCCACGCCTTCACACTGCTGCACGACCGCGAGCGGGACGCCTTCCAGGCCCAGGTGGACACCCTCGGCCGGGGCACGACGCTCCTGGTGGACACCTACGACGTCACCGAGGCCGTCCGCACGGCGGTGGAGGTGGCCGGCCCCGAGCTGGGCGCGGTCCGCATCGACTCCGGCGACCTGCTGCTGGTGGCGCACCGGGTGCGGCAGCAGCTGGACGAGCTGGGTGCGACCCGCACGAAGATCATCGTCACTTCCGACCTGGACGAGTACGCCATCGCCTCGCTGGCCGCCGCGCCCGTGGACGCGTACGGCGTCGGCACCCAGCTGGTGACCGGATCCGGGCACCCGACCTCCTCCATGGTCTACAAGCTGGTCGCGCGCGCCGAGTCCGCCGACCCGAAGGCGCCGCTGGTGCCGGTCGCGAAGAAGTCCAGCAGCGGCAAGACCTCCGTCGGCGGGCGCAAGTGGGCCGCGCGCCGGCTGGACGCGGACGGCGTCGCGGAGGCCGAGGTCGTCGGCACCGGGCCGGTCCCGGCCGAGCTGGCCGACCGGCAGCTGCTGGTGCAGCTGATCAAGGGCGGAGAGGTGGTCGCCCGGGAGCCGCTGGACGTGCCCCGCGACCGGCACATCGCGGCCCGCGCGAACCTGCCGCTCTCCGCTACGCAGCTGTCCAGGGGGGAACCCGTCATTCCGACGGAGTACGTACACGGGCGCTCGGGTAGCTAGAGGCGGACCGCCGTCCGCCCTCGAACGCCCCCTCCCGCACGGGCCCGGAAGTCTCTAGGCTCAGTTACTTCACTCTCAGTCGAAGGACACCCACCATGCGCCGCGCCTTGATCGTCGTAGACGTGCAGAACGACTTCTGCGAGGGGGGCAGTCTCGCGGTGGCCGGCGGTGCCGACGTGGCCGCCGCCGTCACCGAGCTGATCGGCCAGGCGGCGGGCACCGGATACCGGCACGTGGTGGCCACCCGCGACCACCACATCGCGCCCGGTGGCCACTTCGCGGACAACCCCGACTACGTCCGCTCCTGGCCCGCGCACTGCGTGGCGGGCACGGAGGGCGTGGGCTTCCACCCGAACTTCGCCCCCGCGGTCGCCTCCGGCGCGGTGGACGCCGTGTTCGACAAGGGCGCGTACTCGGCGGCCTACAGCGGCTTCGAAGGCACCGACGAGAACGGCGTCCCGCTGGCCGACTGGCTGCGCGCCCGCGAGATCACCGAGGTGGACGTGGTCGGCATCGCCACGGACCACTGCGTACGGGCCACCGCCCTGGACGCGGTGCGGGAGGGCTTCCGCACGCATGTCCTCCTGGACCTGACGGCAGGGGTGGCGGGCGAGACCACCGAGCGGGCCCTGGAAGAGCTCCGGCAGGCGGGCGTGGAGCTGACGGGCAAGCCGGTGGTCAGCGGGTAGGACCGCCGAGCGGGGGTTTGCGGCCGGTCCGGCACCGCCGGCCCCGGGCCGTCGTGGCCGATCGCCGTGGCGGCGGGAAGAAGGTGCACGGCAGCGCGCCCGAGGGGCAGGGGTGGCTGCAGGCGCCGGGCCTGGCGGCCGGCCTGAAGGGGCGCGCCGGGCTGTGTCGACGTGCGGCTCCGCCGCGCGGGCGCGAGCAGCCAGGATGCGCCCGCGCCCGACCTCGCGCGCCCCGAACCTGCTACTGCACCACCGCCGACCTGCGCAGCAGCGCCCGGATCGGGTGCCACAGCTCGGTCACGGTGACACCGTTGTCCGCGGGAGCCGTGCGCCATATCAGGCCGTCCGGATGGTGCAGCACCGCCGTGATCTCGTCCGGCGTCGGCGGCTCGGCGTTGCCCCGGAGATAGATCGCCCGCAGCCCCAGGTTGCGCAGCCTGGTCAGGGCCCGGGCCCGGTTCTGGGCATGCACCAGCACCCGCACCCCGGCGGGGCCGTAGGGCAGGTTCAGCGCCACCACCACGGTGCCGTTCGGCAGCTTGCAGAAGCCTCCAGCGGCCATGCGGTCACATCCCCGTTCCGGTCGGTGTCAATAAGCGGTCCACAGGACGCACCTAAACACGATCGGCGGCAACCCGCCAAGGGGTTGCCGCCGATACGCGTCTGACCTGCGGTTTCGCGGACTACTTCACCGCGGGACCGACCTTGAGCTGGATCGTGGAGCCGTCCTTGGCCTCCTTGACGATCGTGATCTTGGTGTTGGTGTCAGTGACCTTGACGCCGCCGGTGGGGTTCTTCGGGTCGTAGTAGGTGCTCGTGTGGTCGTTGAAGACCGGGACACCCTTCGAGCCCTTGATCTTCAGCGCGACGTCGGCCTTGTGCAGGGTGATGCCGTCCGTGCCGTAGAGGCTGAACGGCGAGTCGTACGCCTGGACGCGGTTGCGCAGCAGCGTGCCGTCGGCCCACTTCAGCGCCTTCCAGTGCGAGTCGACCGGCAGGATCAGACCGGTGCCCGGGTGGCCGTTGGTCTCGTTCGTGTTGTCGTCCGCCTGGGAGGTGTCCCACTTCCAGATCAGCAGGCCGTTCTGGTACGGGTAGTGCTCCACCCAGTCCGGGCGCGACGCGAAGCCGAAGTTGTACGGGCCGACCTTGAGGGTCTTGTCGTACGACACGTACTGCCGGTTCTCGGCGATGTAGTACTGCTTGTAGTCCTTGGTGAAGGACGCGCCGATACGGGAGAAGCCCGCCGCGGTCCAACCGGCGTCCGCGGTCTCGGCGTTGTCCGAGAACAGCGGGGTGCCGTCGGCGGTCACGGTGATCTCGTCGGCCGTGAAGCCGTTCTCCGCGACACCGCCGTCGGTGGCGTAACGGAAGCGGAGGTCGATCTTCTTGCCCGCGTAGGCGTCGAGCGGGAACGACAGCTTCTTGTGCGTCTGCGAGAAGCCGCTCAGCGCCGGCTTGCCGCTGGCGTCCTTCGGCAGGGCCTGGCCGTCCGCCGTGCCGTCCAGGGCGGTCCAGTTGGCGCCGCCGTCGGTCGACACCTCGGTGTAGACGTAGTCGTAGCCCTCCTCGGTGGCCCACCAGCCGTCCAGGGTGAGGCTCGCCGAGGACTTGCCGGTCAGGTCCACGGAGCGGGTCAGCGTGTTCTTCAGGTCGTTGCCGCTGCCGCTCCACCACTGGGTCGAGCCCTGCGCCGGCTCGGTGATGGTGGTGGTGACCGCCTTGTCCGGCAGGGTCACCAGGAGCGCCTGCTTGTCCCAGGTGTTGTACTCGGCGACGCCCAGCTTGTGCGTGGACTGCTTGCCGGCCTTGGCGGTGTCGTAGTTGAGCCAGCCCAGCTGGAGCTTGTCCCAGGCGTTCATGTCACCGGGCAGGTCACCGATGGACTCCTTGCCCGTGCCGAGCCAGGAGCCGGAGGACATCAGGGTCCAGAAACCGGTGGAGTTGTCGCCGCCGGCGGTGTCGTACTCGTCCGGCAGACCGAGGTCGTGGCCGTACTCGTGGGCGAAGACGCCGAGGCCGCCGTTCTCCGGCTGGATGGTGTAGTCGCCGACCCAGATGCCGGTGCTGCCGACCTGCGTGCCGCCGAGCTTGTTGTTCTCGGGGCCGGTGGCGCCGGCGTCGGTGCCGAAGGCGTACCAGCGGTGGGCCCAGATCGCGTCCTTGCCCTGCGCGCCGCCGCCGGCGGACTCGTCCTCACCGGCGTGCACGATCTGGAAGTGGTCGACGTAGCCGTCCGGCTCGTTGAAGTTGCCGTCGCCGTCGAAGTCGTAGCGGTCCCACTGGTCGTACTTGGCGAGGGTCTTCTTGATGTCGGCGTCGGTCCTGCCGGCCTTCTTCTGCTGGGCGACCCAGGCGCCCAGGCCGTCGCTGACGACGTTCCACACGCTCGGGCAGTTGGTCTGGCCGCAGGCGTTGTTGCCGTAACGGGCCTCGTTGTAGGGGACCTTGACCCAGTCGGTCACCTCACCGGAGACCGAGTAGCGGCCCGAGGACTGCTTCTCGTAGTACTTCTTCAGCGACTCGGTCTTCTTGCCGGTGCCGAAGTAGAGGTCCTGGTAGTGCTTGCGGTTGTAGTCCTTCTGCCAGGCCGTCGAGTTGTCCTTCTTGCGGTCCGGCGCGGCGATCTTGTTGTGCAGCGGGCCGGGTGTCCCGCCGAACTTGGGATCGGTCTGGTCGCCGAACTCCACCAGGATCGTGAAGATCTTGTCGGTCTTCTCGCGGCTCAGCTCGACGTACTTGCTCTGGCCCTTGCGGCTCTTGAGCTTGACGACCTTGGAGCCGTTGCGCTCCTGCGCGGTGGCCTTGCCCGCTATGAGCTGGTTCAGGGCCTCTTCACGCTGGGCGTCCTGGGTCTTGCTGAGCGGACCGTCCAGGTCGTGCTTCTGCTGCTTGACCGGAGCCGGGTCGTGCCGGTTGGCGGCGGCGCTCCTGGTCTGGGTGCTCGCCTCCGCTACGGCGAAGGTGGCGAACGTGGCGGAAGCCGCCGCGAGCGTCACGCCGATCGCGGCCGCTCTGAACGTCCAGGATCTGCTGGTCACTTGAGTTCCTCCCCCGCGCCGCGCACACGGACAGGGGGTTCCGGGTCATGGAGGAATCCGTGCGCGCACGATCAACGCGTGTATCAAGTGACGACATTTGACTAGAGGTTTAGAAGAAAAGACAGTCCTTGACTTGAGCAGGACAAGTGCACTATGCGGAGGTGACGTTCGCTTTGCGGACACGTGTCGACCGGCCGACCGGCGCAGGAGAACGTCCGTTTGATGGGACGGATGACTCCGTGCGCCCCCCGTGCACCGGTACCGTGGGTTAGGTCACGCTTACCGGGCGTCCCGCTCGGGCATGCAGGCCAAGAGAGTCGAACGGCACCCCCGAACTTCCGAAGACTGCCGAGGACACGATTGCCATGCCTCGTCCGACCCCCGCACAGCTCGCCTACGGTTCCTGCACCGTGATCTTCTCGACGCTCGCCATGCTGCTGCTGTCCCAGACGAGTTCCGGCCCAGGGATCACCGTCATCGCCCTCGCGGCACTCGCGCTGGGCCTGCTGGTCGCCCTGACGGTCCCCTCCCCCGGGACGGGCACGGCGCAGCCGTCCGCCGAGCCCGTGGCGGACGAGGAGCGGGTTCCCACGACCCTGTGACCGGGCGGCACGCCCGGCGAGAACACCCATGGACACGGGGACACGGCGGCGGGTCCGGGTACGTCCCGGGACCGCCGCCGTCGTGCGAGCACCCCTCGCGGTTCGCTCAACCGGTGCTGACCACCACCGTCTTGGCCGCCTTGTCGTGCAGACCCTGCTTGTAGGGCTTGTCGAAGAAGCTCCAACCACCCGAGATGGCCGTCCAGATGCAGGCGCAGCAGAAGGCGAACGGCAGCCACAGCACCAGGGCGCGGAGCAGCGAGGACTGGACGGAGGGGGTGGCGCCGTCCTCCAGGTTGGCCACGCGCATGCCGAGCCACTTCTTGCCGAGGGTCTGCCCGGATTTTCTGATCATGAAGGTGTCGTAGGCGACATAGAGCACGGCCGCGATGACGGACTGGGCGACGGATCTGCCGACTTCGACGCGGTCGCCGCTGACGGTGTACTCGCGCACCCCGAACGCCAGGGTGAGCAGCCACACCACGATGCCGACCATGATCATGTCGATGATCCGTGCGAGCGTCCGTTTGCCGCTGTCGGCGAGCGGGGGCATGCCGGCCAGCGGGTCGGCGGGGTAGCCGCCGTAGGGGCCGGTCGGGCCATCGCCCGGGCCGTCACCGTAGGGGGAGCCGCCGTACGGGCCGCCACCGTAGGGAGGTGGCTGGCCGCCGCCGGGGGGTGGGGGCTGCTGGGCACCGCCGTACGGGGCGTCGTACGGCGAGCCCGACCCCTGGT contains these protein-coding regions:
- a CDS encoding MBL fold metallo-hydrolase — its product is MKLTVVGCSGSFPSAESACSSYLVEADGFRLLLDMGNGALGELQRHCGLYDLDAIFLSHLHADHCIDMLAYFVARYYRHDGGRCAPLPVYGPEGTEHRLTTAYADTPSASSMSEVFDFHTVKPSTFEIGPFTVHTERVRHPVEAYAIRIEHGGKSLTYSGDTGVTEVLDELARDADLFLCEAAFTHGKESIPDLHLNGREAGETAARAGVRRLVLTHIPPWTDPQVNLRDAREVFAGPVELAAPRGTYEI
- a CDS encoding type II toxin-antitoxin system PemK/MazF family toxin, which codes for MDTSWWLALAAVVLLALVATLVDGWGGGRRPGGRRLRPPGRPGTRTAHAVRPSPGDIWWADVPFEDRSGVKDRPCLVLAVRGDRATVAKITSKYHDERSGVIPLPPGAVGDAQGRPSFLETDELREVPVAGFRRRVGVVDPVLWDQVRHLAG
- a CDS encoding PLP-dependent cysteine synthase family protein, with the protein product MRYDSPLAAVGNTPLVRLPRLSPSPEVRIWAKLEDRNPTGSVKDRPALHMIEQAEKDGRLTPGCTILEPTSGNTGISLAMAAKLKGYRMVCVMPENTSQERRDLLGMWGAEIISSPAAGGSNTAVRVAKELSAEHPDWVMLYQYGNPDNAGAHYATTGPEILADLPSITHFVAGLGTTGTLMGVGRYLREHKPDVKIVAAEPRYDDLVYGLRNLDEGFVPELYDASVLTTRFSVGSADAVTRTRELLRQEGIFAGVSTGAALHAAIGVGKKAVKAGESADIVFIVADGGWKYLSTGVYTAATTEEAIATLQGQLWA
- a CDS encoding MoaD/ThiS family protein, whose amino-acid sequence is MAIEVRIPTILRQYTDGQKAVEGNGETLAELFADLETRHAGIQARIVDGEQLRRFVNVYLNDEDVRFLDGINTKLSDGDSVTILPAVAGGMR
- a CDS encoding putative leader peptide, coding for MVLLDVSDKAPGMLLVARLHVDLCRLNSAIC
- a CDS encoding Mov34/MPN/PAD-1 family protein, with the protein product MLTITQALYDQIVAHARKDHPDEACGVVAGPAGSDRPERFIPMLNAAMSPTFYEFDSGDLLRLYRELDDRDEDPVVIYHSHTATEAYPSRTDISYANEPGAHYVLVSTADTDGLGEFQFRSYRIVDGEVTEEEVKVVQAY
- a CDS encoding amino acid permease — translated: MTSEKVTEAPEEGYERGLGSRQVQMIAIGGAIGVGLFLGAGANIAKAGPSLILMYALAGLIIFFIMRALGELLLYRPVSGSFAEYSREFLGPFFGYFTGWTYWLMWVVTGMAELTAAAIYVNYWFPAVPQWVTALVFLVILFGVNLISVKLFGELEFWFSMVKVTALIGMIVIGLGVLTFGFSAAGDTAAVSNLWQFDGFFPKGIGSSLMTLQGVMFAYLAVELVGVTAGESENPEKTLPKAINTLPWRIALFYVGALTVILCVVKWTEFAPGVSPFVKAFAMIGIPAGAGIVNFVVLTAALSSCNSGMYSTGRMLRTLADNGEAPRVFTKLSSTKTPALGITVSVAFMGIGVVLNYIVPEKAFGYVTSVATAAGIWTWMMILVSHILYRRKVERGLAPVSAFPAPGGAVCSWIALVFLVFVTGLIAYDAESRVCLYVMAGWAAALGVGWAVLKARNPEVAQRREPELEKIG
- a CDS encoding DUF2017 domain-containing protein — its product is MPGHFEPLPGGGAAVALDDVEISIIRSLAVQLLELIGPGPGADAPEDPLAELFAEGPSEPPADPVLRRLFPDAYSDPEETPSSSAEAEERRAHSAEFRRYTENDLRAGKRENALGVIRSLDALAPVDEGGAVLKLTPEESRQWLGALNDLRLAIGARLEITDEDDTDLLYRLPEEDPRKPMVLAYLWLGGLQETLVTTLLP
- the clpS gene encoding ATP-dependent Clp protease adapter ClpS: MTSPAPVEIERTESAEEVFAVPEPDVPWVTIVHNDPVNLMSYVTYVFQTYFGYSKDKATKLMLDVHHKGRAVVSSGSREEMERDVQAMHGYGLWATLQQDRK
- a CDS encoding nicotinate phosphoribosyltransferase codes for the protein MNTADLGLPVDVPSTALFTDQYELTMLRAALKAGTAGRRSVFEVFTRRLPDGRRYGVVAGTGRVLDAVENFRFDSGVLGFLREREIVDEETLQWLADYRFSGDIWGYPEGEVYFPGSPIMRVEGSFAECVLLETVILSILNHDSAIAAAASRMSSAAGDRPLIEMGARRTHELSAVAAARAAYVGGFATTSDLAAGFRYGIPTVGTSAHAFTLLHDRERDAFQAQVDTLGRGTTLLVDTYDVTEAVRTAVEVAGPELGAVRIDSGDLLLVAHRVRQQLDELGATRTKIIVTSDLDEYAIASLAAAPVDAYGVGTQLVTGSGHPTSSMVYKLVARAESADPKAPLVPVAKKSSSGKTSVGGRKWAARRLDADGVAEAEVVGTGPVPAELADRQLLVQLIKGGEVVAREPLDVPRDRHIAARANLPLSATQLSRGEPVIPTEYVHGRSGS